The DNA region CACCTCTCCCTCCTAAAGCACTACAACAACCTCGTCCAGGGCGTGATTGACAGTAGCAGCCTGCTCGTCTTCGCCAGTTTCATCTTTCTGGGCATCTTCTTAACGGCCCAATCGATCGATGCCTTGAGGTTTCAGCGATCTTAAGTAGTTTGAAGTTCGAAGTTTTAAGTTCTAAGTTCGGAGTTCAACTTAAAACTCAACACTTAAAACTCTTAAATCTCAACTTTCTGCTTAACTTAAAACTCAAAACTTAAAACTCAAAACTTAACCCCCTTGCTTCCCATGAAAAAGTTGCCTGCATTTAAATACCTGAAATACCTGATCTGGCTGGGGCCGATGCTGATGATTGCGGGCGTATCAGCAGGGGTGGTTTCTGGGGGATGGACAGCAGTGCCGATCGCGCTCATCCTGGTGGGTCTTGCCTTGATCGGCGTGGGACTGATTGTCATGGGACGGGTAGACATGGGGGGACAACCGGGTGCCTGGAACCAGCGATCGCTGGAAACGGGTGCCAATGCCCTGGTTACAACCCTGGCGGTGCTGGCGATTCTGGGATTGATTAATTTCCTGGGGGCAAAGTACGTCTGGCGGGTGGATCTGACGGAGAATCAGCAATTCACGCTGTCGCCGCAGACACAGAACGTGGTACGGAATTTGCAAGAACCCGTCAAAGTCTGGGTGTTTGACAAGCAGCAAAATCCCCAGGATCGAGCTTTGCTGGAAAATTACCGCCGTGCGGGAAACAAGTTTAGTTTTGAGTATGTCGATCCGCAGGCTGAGTTGGGGTTGGCCAAGCAGTTTGAAGCCAAGAATTTTGGCGATGTGGTGCTGGAGCTGCAACCGAATAATAAACGCAAGCAGTTTGTGCAAACCGTGAGCGATCGCGATCGCCTGTCAGAAGCCAAACTCACGAATGGGTTGGAGCAAATTCTCAGCGATCGTCGTGCCAACGTTTACTTTTTACAGGGTCATGGAGAACGGCCTCTGGAAGCCGGACAACCGGGAGCCATGTCTCAGGCGGTGAAATTACTGGGTGAGAAAAATCTGGTTGCCAAACCGCTGACACTGGCAGCAAGTAAAGAGTTTCCCCAGGATGCGGCGGCAGTTGTCATTGCTGGCCCTCAGAAGCCTCTACTGGATGGGGAAGTGCAGGCGTTAAAGAATTACCTGCAACGGGGTGGTCACCTCCTGCTAATGGTTGACCCGACCAATACGGATCCCAAGCTGGACACGCTCTTAAAAGACTGGGGTATCACCCTGGATAAACGAGTCGCGATCGATGGGTCGGGGGGCGGCAAGTTAATTAATTTGGGGCCAGCGGATGCGATCGTGACCCGCTATGGCGACCATCCCATTACTAAAGAGCTACAGGGAAATCTTTCCTTTTTCTCCCTGGCGCGTCCGGTGCAATCCACATCTGTTAAAGATGTCAAAGAAACTCCCCTTCTGTTTACCAGCGACAACAGTTGGGCAGAAAGTAACCTGCAAACTCAGCCCCTGGAGTTTAATCCGCCTGCTGATTTGCAGGGGCCACTGGTGTTGGGCATCGCGCTGGAAAAGCAAACCGCTCCCAAATCGCGGTTGGTCGTCATTGGCAATTCTACCTTTGCCACCGATGGCCTATTTGATCAGGTGGTGAATGGCGATGTATTTCTGAACTCGGTACGTTGGCTAGAGCAACCGGAACAATCTACGCTCTCGATCCGCCCGAAGGATACTAAAAATCGCCGGATTAATCTGACGGCTCAACAGGCTAATTTATCCAGTCTGTTAGCCCTGATCCTCTTGCCATTACTGGGCTTTGGTACTGCAGCTTATGTCTGGTGGCGCCGCCGCTAAGAAATCAGAATTCAATGATCCGTCATGCTGAGTTGGCTTCTGGAACCACTGAATTATGAGTTTATGCGCCACGCGATCGCGATCGGGATCGTCGTCGGCATCTTGTGTCCAGTGGTCGGCAGCTACCTGATCGTGCAACGGATGGCGCTATTGGGGGATGTAATTGCCCATTGTGTGCTGCCTGGGCTGTCTGTCTCTTTTTTCCTCGGCATTGATATTCTGATTGGAGCCTTTGCTTCCGGCATCCTGGGAGCTTTGTTGATTGCCTGGATTCGTTCCCAGTCACGGGTAAAAGTCGATGCGGCGATGGCGCTCACCTTCTCCAGTTTCTTTGCGCTGGGGGTAATGCTGATTACGGTGCTGCGAAACAAAATTGATCTGGATAACTTCCTCTTTGGCGATATCCTGGGGGTTACGATTACTGACATCTGGCGTACCGGGATCATTGCAGCGGTAATTTTGCTGGTAATCCGGCTGGCTTATAAAGAACTGCTGTTTTACACCTTCGATCGCACGGGTGCCCAGGCAATGGGATTACCCGTTAATGCGATTTACCTGGGCTTTATGGTGATGATTACCCTGACCATCATTGCCAGTATGCAGGCTGTGGGAGTAATTCTGGTGATTTCCCTGCTGATTGGCCCTGCACTCACCGCCTACTTGCTGACGCGGGAACTGCATCAGATGATGTTGCTAGGAGCCGTTATCGGGATGACCGCCAGTGTAACGGGAGTTTACCTGAGTTATTATTACAACCTACCCTCTGGGCCTGCGATCGTTCTGGTTTCTTCATTTCTGTTCGTGCTGGCCTTGCTCTTTAGTCCGTCTCAAGGGGTGCTGACCCGTCCCCGGTTGCATCATCCACCCCATTGAGCCATCAGGGTGCCAAAAACTCCGGATACTGTTACGTGATTTTTGTCACCGAGGGTGTACTGAATTGTCACCTTTTGTAACCTGACTAATCACCCGAAGCGGCCTCAAAAATATCGATAGTAGAAGCATAACTTCCGAAATTACTATCGATATTTCTATGCCAGTTCAACCAGTTGATCCTATGACTATTCAAAAACATCAGCTAATCCGCTTTCTACAGGAGGATTTAGCCGTTCCTACAGAAATCATTCCCGTCATTTTGCCCAAATGCCAAAACCTCAACCGCTTACCGGTTATCCTCTGGCAGTACAAACTGGTGACGATCGCTGACTTGGATCGAGTTTTTCAATGGATAGAAGGACAGTGTGCAACCCAATACAAAATGACGGTGTAGTAGGGCACTTCCCAGAGACTTCCCAGAGAATGTTGAGTTAGGGAAGAAAAGGATTTGGATTTGGAAAGGGAGCCACATCTTTTTGAGAAATGCATTCTGTAAGATAGGGCTGAAAGTTAACGTCAATAGATGCCTTATTGCCGATGGTCTGTAGCAGGGTTCGACCATTGGAATACTTCATCCCCTCAACTGCCTCTACTGGGAGCAATTCAAACCTGAGATTATCCAACCGCATCCAGGCTTTATCTGGAAAATACTGAACTTCAAAGGTTTTCCCATCATTACACTGATATTTAACAAACTGTTGAGCTTGTTGAGCGTTGGCAGGTAAGGCCATTGCCGTAATCATCAGGGGGAAAACCGCTGAACTTAAGTTGATGCTTTTCATCGTTTCACCTTGTAATGCAT from Leptodesmis sichuanensis A121 includes:
- a CDS encoding GldG family protein, with the translated sequence MKKLPAFKYLKYLIWLGPMLMIAGVSAGVVSGGWTAVPIALILVGLALIGVGLIVMGRVDMGGQPGAWNQRSLETGANALVTTLAVLAILGLINFLGAKYVWRVDLTENQQFTLSPQTQNVVRNLQEPVKVWVFDKQQNPQDRALLENYRRAGNKFSFEYVDPQAELGLAKQFEAKNFGDVVLELQPNNKRKQFVQTVSDRDRLSEAKLTNGLEQILSDRRANVYFLQGHGERPLEAGQPGAMSQAVKLLGEKNLVAKPLTLAASKEFPQDAAAVVIAGPQKPLLDGEVQALKNYLQRGGHLLLMVDPTNTDPKLDTLLKDWGITLDKRVAIDGSGGGKLINLGPADAIVTRYGDHPITKELQGNLSFFSLARPVQSTSVKDVKETPLLFTSDNSWAESNLQTQPLEFNPPADLQGPLVLGIALEKQTAPKSRLVVIGNSTFATDGLFDQVVNGDVFLNSVRWLEQPEQSTLSIRPKDTKNRRINLTAQQANLSSLLALILLPLLGFGTAAYVWWRRR
- a CDS encoding metal ABC transporter permease, with amino-acid sequence MLSWLLEPLNYEFMRHAIAIGIVVGILCPVVGSYLIVQRMALLGDVIAHCVLPGLSVSFFLGIDILIGAFASGILGALLIAWIRSQSRVKVDAAMALTFSSFFALGVMLITVLRNKIDLDNFLFGDILGVTITDIWRTGIIAAVILLVIRLAYKELLFYTFDRTGAQAMGLPVNAIYLGFMVMITLTIIASMQAVGVILVISLLIGPALTAYLLTRELHQMMLLGAVIGMTASVTGVYLSYYYNLPSGPAIVLVSSFLFVLALLFSPSQGVLTRPRLHHPPH
- a CDS encoding DUF2949 domain-containing protein; this encodes MTIQKHQLIRFLQEDLAVPTEIIPVILPKCQNLNRLPVILWQYKLVTIADLDRVFQWIEGQCATQYKMTV
- a CDS encoding MliC family protein — translated: MKSINLSSAVFPLMITAMALPANAQQAQQFVKYQCNDGKTFEVQYFPDKAWMRLDNLRFELLPVEAVEGMKYSNGRTLLQTIGNKASIDVNFQPYLTECISQKDVAPFPNPNPFLP